A section of the Cuniculiplasma divulgatum genome encodes:
- the fdhD gene encoding formate dehydrogenase accessory sulfurtransferase FdhD, producing the protein MIAGFSRPGVARKEAFKVTVGNGTTQSTDTITVEEPLEIIVSDKHGHEVSAGIIMRTPVMDDCLAAGFLFTEGIIRSINDISAMEGIDCDGISHSNRINVTLAENVQLQPANMGGRRYINSSCGVCGKGSIDQVFMRVGKIQRSDFRVRASVIASLPDSLWGTQGIFSSTGGLHAAGLFSGDGSVVCSAEDVGRHNAVDKVIGRSLMNGCAFDHMILQVSGRAGFEIIEKAAVAGIPIIGSISAPSSLAVETCETLGMTLLGFVRGKSFNIYSGTQRIIV; encoded by the coding sequence GTGATAGCTGGTTTTTCACGTCCGGGAGTTGCCAGAAAGGAAGCCTTTAAAGTTACTGTGGGGAATGGAACAACCCAATCCACAGATACAATAACAGTTGAGGAGCCTCTGGAAATAATTGTTTCAGATAAGCATGGTCATGAAGTGAGCGCAGGAATAATCATGCGCACTCCAGTGATGGATGACTGCCTTGCGGCTGGATTCCTGTTCACGGAGGGCATTATCCGCAGCATAAACGATATCTCAGCCATGGAAGGTATTGATTGTGACGGCATATCCCACAGCAACAGGATAAATGTTACCCTTGCCGAAAACGTACAGTTGCAGCCTGCCAACATGGGTGGCAGAAGGTACATCAATTCATCATGCGGTGTGTGCGGAAAGGGAAGCATAGATCAGGTGTTCATGAGAGTGGGAAAAATCCAAAGATCTGATTTCAGGGTCAGAGCTTCGGTCATTGCTTCTCTGCCAGATTCACTCTGGGGAACGCAGGGGATATTCTCCAGTACAGGAGGCCTACACGCGGCGGGCCTTTTCAGTGGCGACGGGTCTGTTGTCTGCTCTGCTGAGGACGTGGGGCGCCACAATGCCGTGGACAAGGTTATCGGCCGTTCGCTGATGAACGGCTGTGCATTTGATCATATGATCCTTCAGGTCAGCGGGCGTGCCGGTTTTGAGATCATAGAGAAAGCTGCCGTTGCAGGCATACCCATCATTGGATCAATATCAGCTCCCTCAAGCCTTGCAGTGGAAACCTGTGAAACACTGGGAATGACACTGCTGGGCTTCGTCCGGGGCAAAAGCTTCAACATCTATTCCGGTACTCAGCGAATAATCGTATGA
- a CDS encoding IS630 family transposase, with the protein MAPLMESHRSGKPSFRELRRKKGYDLLNSGTSKAEIARKLDVDWTSVNNWAKRLAEKGYDSWRDTKQKGRPDKLSSDQKKRLKEIIDNGPREYGLKTDLWTLKRVADVILREFGVLYNTTHVWRVLRSLGYSAQIPLATAMEKNPEYVKEWLEKEYPEHMKEAHEHHATILFQDESGMQSRPNVRKTWSLRGKRSIMKVREKRDRISISSAVSTEGYLYFMIREGSMNEDDIMAFLDQLLSEIHGFLYIFWDNIMIHRSKKVKEYLGVHNDRLITRRIPAYSPEFNPDEFVWNALKYQELPNFCPTDMDDLKSTATETMNKLKSNPGRMRKLIRGSKLPLPA; encoded by the coding sequence ATGGCACCGCTGATGGAAAGTCACAGATCGGGAAAGCCATCCTTCAGGGAACTGAGGAGAAAGAAGGGATATGATCTCCTTAACTCCGGAACATCAAAGGCAGAGATAGCAAGGAAACTTGATGTGGACTGGACAAGTGTGAACAACTGGGCAAAACGCCTTGCTGAAAAGGGATACGATTCCTGGAGGGATACAAAACAGAAGGGAAGACCTGATAAGCTCTCCTCAGACCAGAAGAAGAGACTGAAGGAGATCATCGATAATGGTCCGAGGGAATATGGCCTCAAAACCGATCTGTGGACTTTGAAAAGAGTGGCGGATGTTATCCTGAGGGAATTCGGAGTATTATACAACACAACACATGTGTGGAGGGTTCTCCGATCCCTCGGATACTCTGCACAGATTCCTCTTGCCACTGCAATGGAGAAGAATCCGGAATACGTCAAGGAATGGCTTGAGAAGGAATATCCTGAACACATGAAGGAGGCCCATGAACACCATGCAACCATACTATTCCAGGACGAATCCGGAATGCAGAGCAGACCCAATGTCAGGAAGACATGGTCATTGAGGGGAAAAAGATCAATAATGAAGGTGAGGGAGAAGCGTGATAGGATATCTATTTCATCTGCCGTATCCACGGAAGGCTATCTCTATTTCATGATCAGGGAAGGAAGCATGAACGAGGATGACATCATGGCTTTCCTGGATCAGCTTCTTTCAGAAATACATGGTTTCCTGTACATATTCTGGGATAACATAATGATACACAGGAGTAAAAAGGTAAAGGAATATCTTGGCGTTCATAACGATCGCCTCATAACCAGGAGGATACCCGCATATTCTCCTGAATTCAATCCGGATGAATTTGTATGGAATGCACTGAAGTATCAGGAACTTCCAAATTTCTGCCCAACTGACATGGATGACCTGAAATCCACCGCCACTGAAACCATGAATAAACTGAAAAGCAACCCCGGAAGGATGAGGAAATTGATCAGGGGATCGAAGTTGCCCTTACCTGCCTGA
- the fdhF gene encoding formate dehydrogenase subunit alpha, translating into MDEENISFRVGGIEARAVRGQTILQALLAEGKDVPHICYQPNLGPVRTCDTCIVEADGKMVRSCSTPLTDGMNVDFSSKKVRELQVEATQRILHNHDLYCTVCENNNGDCALHNTVHDLHIDVQKYPFEPKPYQVDDTNPFYIYDPNQCILCGRCVEACQDVQVNETLRIDWSRDRPRVIWDNDVPINDSSCVSCGHCVTVCPVNALMEKSMLGKSGFMTGIPRETKLRMIDAVKSIEPETTMSPIMAISNAESRMRKSRIKKTKTVCTYCGVGCSFEMWTKGREILKVQPQPESPANGISTCIKGKFGWDFVNSSERITSPLIRDGNRFRKATWDEALDLVARRLSEIRDNYGGDAIEFIASSKGTNEEAYLVQKLARQVFGTNNVDNSSRFCQAPATTGLWRTVGYGGDAGSIQDIYMADLVIAVGTNTAESHPVLATRVKRAHKLNGQKLIVSDLRKHEMARRADLFIHPHPGTDLVWLSAVTKYIIDQGWEDEDFIAQRTSGFDEYRKSLQMFTLEYAEQITGINRSDLIKVAETIHQSKNVVILWAMGITQHQMGSDASTAISNLLLMTGNYGRRGTGAYPLRGHNNVQGASDFGAMNAYFPGYQSVADPSIRKKFEQAWNCSIPEKPGMDNNTCLEGARDGKIRAMYVIGEELVETGSDSNFIQEQLEKLDFLVVEDLFLSETAKFADVVLPASASLEKEGTFVNTERRIQRIYEVMKPLEGTRPDWIIVQDIARRLGANWNYSHPSEIMKEAASLAPMFSGVRYDRLEGFNSQQWPVFPDGSDSPFLYEKEFHFPDGKARFYPVQYTPPLSLDEEYDLHLNNGRLMEHFHEGNETYKSPGIKEKVPGTFIEISPELSKERGIETGDSVRVISKWGSLRVTVLVSDRVSGREMYMPMNASGDSAINRLTSRYMDSTAHTPAYKELPVKIEKIPGKKGISPLPASNPRNFSGNPQKGVLVEKKWERADYEKLTTE; encoded by the coding sequence ATGGATGAAGAAAACATAAGTTTCAGGGTCGGAGGTATCGAAGCCAGGGCAGTCAGGGGGCAAACTATACTTCAGGCATTATTAGCGGAAGGCAAAGATGTGCCGCATATTTGCTATCAGCCGAATCTGGGTCCAGTCAGGACATGTGACACCTGTATTGTTGAGGCTGATGGTAAAATGGTGAGGTCATGTTCGACTCCATTGACAGATGGAATGAATGTTGACTTTTCATCAAAGAAGGTAAGAGAATTACAGGTTGAGGCGACACAGAGGATACTGCACAACCACGATCTTTACTGTACAGTATGCGAAAACAACAACGGTGACTGCGCGCTGCATAACACTGTGCATGACCTGCATATTGACGTGCAGAAATATCCGTTTGAACCCAAACCCTACCAGGTGGATGACACAAATCCTTTCTACATTTATGATCCAAACCAGTGCATACTGTGCGGCAGGTGCGTGGAGGCATGCCAGGATGTGCAGGTGAACGAGACTCTAAGGATTGACTGGAGCCGTGATCGCCCGCGTGTAATATGGGATAATGATGTTCCCATAAATGATTCATCCTGCGTCTCATGCGGACACTGCGTAACGGTATGTCCGGTGAATGCCCTCATGGAGAAATCCATGCTTGGCAAATCAGGTTTCATGACCGGCATTCCAAGAGAAACAAAGCTCAGGATGATTGATGCTGTGAAATCCATAGAGCCTGAAACCACCATGAGTCCAATAATGGCCATCAGCAACGCAGAATCCAGAATGAGGAAATCCAGGATAAAGAAGACCAAGACAGTCTGCACATACTGCGGTGTGGGCTGTTCATTTGAGATGTGGACCAAGGGCAGGGAGATACTGAAGGTGCAGCCCCAGCCTGAATCACCAGCAAACGGAATATCGACGTGCATTAAGGGAAAATTCGGCTGGGATTTTGTCAACAGCAGCGAAAGGATCACATCGCCCCTCATCAGGGATGGCAACCGCTTCAGGAAAGCCACATGGGATGAGGCGCTCGATCTTGTGGCCAGAAGGCTTTCCGAAATTCGTGATAATTATGGAGGGGATGCCATTGAGTTCATAGCATCATCCAAGGGAACCAATGAGGAGGCATACCTTGTTCAGAAGCTGGCAAGGCAGGTATTCGGCACAAACAATGTTGACAACAGTTCCAGGTTCTGCCAGGCACCTGCAACGACAGGCCTCTGGCGAACAGTTGGATATGGAGGGGATGCCGGATCCATACAGGACATATACATGGCAGACCTTGTTATAGCAGTTGGAACAAACACCGCTGAATCCCATCCGGTTCTTGCTACCCGTGTGAAAAGGGCACACAAGCTGAACGGGCAGAAGCTCATTGTTTCTGATCTGAGAAAACATGAAATGGCAAGGAGGGCAGATTTATTCATCCATCCACATCCGGGCACAGACCTTGTATGGCTCAGTGCGGTCACAAAGTACATCATTGACCAGGGATGGGAGGATGAGGACTTCATTGCTCAGAGGACAAGCGGCTTTGATGAATACAGAAAAAGCCTCCAGATGTTCACACTGGAATATGCAGAGCAGATCACGGGAATAAACAGATCTGACCTCATAAAGGTTGCAGAGACGATTCACCAGTCTAAGAATGTTGTCATACTCTGGGCCATGGGTATAACACAGCATCAGATGGGCAGTGATGCTTCCACTGCAATATCAAATCTTCTGCTTATGACAGGAAATTACGGCCGGAGAGGGACCGGCGCTTATCCACTGAGGGGCCATAACAATGTGCAGGGTGCCAGTGATTTCGGTGCAATGAACGCCTATTTTCCGGGGTACCAGAGCGTTGCTGATCCAAGCATACGAAAGAAGTTTGAGCAGGCCTGGAATTGCAGTATCCCAGAAAAGCCCGGGATGGACAACAACACGTGCCTGGAAGGCGCAAGGGATGGAAAAATAAGGGCAATGTACGTCATCGGAGAAGAGCTGGTTGAGACCGGGTCGGATTCAAATTTCATCCAGGAGCAGCTTGAAAAGCTTGATTTCCTTGTTGTGGAGGATCTCTTCCTGTCAGAGACTGCAAAGTTTGCTGATGTAGTCCTGCCTGCGTCTGCGAGCCTTGAAAAAGAAGGGACATTCGTGAATACCGAGAGGAGGATACAGCGCATATATGAGGTAATGAAGCCACTGGAAGGCACAAGACCGGACTGGATCATCGTACAGGACATTGCACGCAGGCTGGGCGCAAACTGGAATTACTCACACCCGTCCGAGATCATGAAGGAGGCCGCTTCCCTGGCACCAATGTTCTCAGGGGTCAGATATGACAGGCTGGAGGGATTTAACAGCCAGCAGTGGCCAGTGTTTCCGGATGGTTCAGATTCCCCTTTCCTGTACGAAAAGGAATTCCATTTCCCGGATGGAAAGGCCAGGTTTTATCCTGTGCAATATACGCCACCACTGTCCCTGGATGAGGAATACGATCTGCATCTCAATAATGGGCGGCTCATGGAGCATTTCCACGAAGGCAATGAGACCTATAAATCTCCGGGCATAAAGGAGAAGGTTCCGGGTACATTCATTGAGATCTCGCCTGAGCTTTCCAAGGAACGCGGCATAGAGACAGGAGACAGTGTCAGGGTCATCTCAAAGTGGGGCAGCCTCCGGGTGACAGTGCTTGTTTCAGATAGAGTTTCAGGCAGGGAAATGTACATGCCCATGAACGCCTCAGGCGATTCAGCCATAAACAGGCTAACAAGCAGGTACATGGACAGCACTGCCCATACTCCTGCTTATAAGGAGCTCCCGGTAAAGATTGAAAAGATTCCCGGAAAGAAAGGCATCTCGCCGCTTCCGGCATCAAACCCCAGGAACTTTTCTGGAAATCCCCAGAAAGGGGTTCTTGTGGAGAAGAAATGGGAAAGGGCGGATTATGAGAAACTGACAACGGAGTGA
- a CDS encoding DUF1641 domain-containing protein — translation MAKMIEEIEEDKKSGTASPDAVMEEIMNHASDISAVLDLIAAANRTGVIGFLRALVENHQDVTDVVVEEATSQSNMRFMRNLLSVYTMLSRIDPERLRPFMENAADSIAAADRLKANGPLGLLKIGSQLKDPDVSAGVRVLLSVARGFTAGRKDK, via the coding sequence ATGGCAAAGATGATTGAGGAAATAGAAGAGGATAAGAAATCAGGCACTGCTTCTCCCGACGCAGTGATGGAAGAGATTATGAATCACGCATCTGATATTTCGGCAGTGCTTGATCTCATTGCGGCTGCAAACAGAACCGGTGTTATTGGCTTCCTGAGGGCGCTGGTTGAGAATCACCAGGATGTCACAGATGTTGTTGTAGAGGAAGCCACAAGCCAGAGCAACATGCGTTTTATGAGAAACCTTCTTTCTGTTTACACAATGCTCTCCCGCATAGATCCTGAAAGACTGAGGCCCTTCATGGAGAATGCTGCCGATTCAATAGCGGCCGCAGATCGCCTGAAAGCCAATGGGCCTCTGGGGCTGCTGAAGATCGGATCACAGCTCAAGGATCCTGATGTCAGCGCTGGCGTAAGGGTGCTGCTGTCTGTAGCCAGAGGCTTCACTGCAGGAAGGAAGGATAAGTGA
- the moaD gene encoding molybdopterin converting factor subunit 1, with product MRLRIRYFGSASDDAGTSEETIEIPDGTGIKSVHDKLSEMHPAIGKRWNNLLIAVNQSYVSGDAAVKNGDEIAIFPAVSGG from the coding sequence ATGAGATTAAGAATCAGATATTTCGGATCAGCAAGTGATGATGCCGGAACCTCTGAGGAAACCATTGAGATCCCGGATGGGACTGGCATAAAGTCCGTGCATGATAAACTCTCAGAAATGCATCCAGCCATTGGGAAGAGATGGAACAACCTCCTTATTGCCGTGAACCAGTCTTATGTTTCCGGAGACGCAGCAGTCAAAAATGGGGATGAAATAGCAATATTCCCTGCAGTGAGTGGAGGATAA
- the moaA gene encoding GTP 3',8-cyclase MoaA, whose translation MPVVKDNFDRLVYSMRIQVNTTCNFKCFFCHMEGTGVHSEFMSPEEIEKVVETAHRWGVNKIKLTGGEPTLRRDIIEIIQRIRKHITGNISMTTNGIMLSRIANELKEAGLDRVNISLHSIDREKFEFITGVDAIDTVIDGIRAARSAGLSPVKVNFVVLKDLNVDQIPRMMELAAREKFVLQLIEFETTRELEDSEEFVKYHMPLDEIEKGMADRSVRIEFNDLHHRPKYLVPVSDMFAEVEFVKPMRNAEFCANCTRIRLTSTGMLKPCLMRSDNYRNIISPLRNGVSQEKLDRIFIGSVKDREPYWKKEDEDEIKNQIFRISK comes from the coding sequence ATGCCAGTGGTAAAAGATAATTTTGACCGGCTTGTATACAGTATGAGAATACAGGTCAACACCACATGCAATTTCAAGTGCTTCTTCTGCCATATGGAAGGAACTGGAGTGCACTCCGAATTCATGTCTCCTGAAGAGATCGAGAAGGTGGTGGAAACTGCTCACAGGTGGGGTGTTAACAAGATCAAACTGACTGGTGGTGAACCAACCCTGAGGCGGGACATCATAGAAATCATCCAGAGAATAAGGAAGCACATTACCGGAAATATCTCCATGACAACCAACGGAATAATGCTGTCCAGGATAGCAAATGAACTCAAGGAAGCGGGGCTTGATCGGGTCAATATTTCCCTGCATTCCATTGATAGGGAAAAATTTGAATTCATAACAGGCGTCGACGCCATTGATACAGTTATTGATGGCATAAGGGCTGCCCGCAGTGCAGGCCTCTCCCCTGTCAAGGTTAATTTCGTTGTGTTGAAGGACCTGAACGTGGATCAGATTCCCCGGATGATGGAACTTGCAGCAAGGGAAAAGTTCGTTCTTCAGCTCATTGAGTTTGAGACAACCAGAGAACTTGAGGATTCTGAGGAGTTCGTGAAATATCATATGCCCCTGGATGAGATCGAAAAGGGCATGGCTGATCGATCCGTACGGATAGAATTCAATGATCTTCATCACAGGCCGAAGTATCTTGTCCCAGTAAGTGACATGTTCGCCGAAGTGGAGTTTGTGAAACCCATGAGAAATGCTGAATTCTGCGCTAATTGCACAAGGATAAGGCTTACCTCCACAGGTATGCTGAAGCCATGCCTCATGAGGAGTGACAATTACAGGAATATCATATCCCCCCTGAGGAACGGCGTTTCCCAGGAGAAACTTGACAGAATTTTCATTGGCTCTGTGAAGGACAGAGAACCATACTGGAAAAAGGAAGATGAAGATGAGATTAAGAATCAGATATTTCGGATCAGCAAGTGA
- a CDS encoding molybdenum cofactor biosynthesis protein MoaE, with translation MLIRIQEEPIDYGDLIEKIRSESVGAIVSFLGTVRNTSVNLKVSGLEYSSYREMALRMIGEIAEEAVKKYGITDYAIVHRLGRLNLKEDSVAVCVASPHRKEGFRACEFIIDSIKEKVPIWKKDIAEGGEEKWRD, from the coding sequence ATGCTTATCAGAATCCAGGAAGAACCCATTGATTACGGCGATCTCATTGAAAAAATTCGGAGCGAATCGGTTGGAGCAATAGTGAGTTTTCTTGGCACTGTGAGGAACACCTCGGTTAATCTTAAGGTATCTGGACTGGAATACAGCAGCTACAGGGAGATGGCCCTCAGAATGATTGGGGAGATCGCGGAAGAAGCCGTGAAAAAGTATGGAATTACTGACTACGCCATTGTCCACCGCCTTGGTAGGCTGAACCTCAAGGAGGATTCTGTCGCAGTATGCGTTGCTTCTCCACACAGGAAGGAGGGTTTCCGGGCATGTGAATTCATAATTGATTCCATAAAGGAAAAGGTTCCAATCTGGAAAAA